The Pelmatolapia mariae isolate MD_Pm_ZW linkage group LG2, Pm_UMD_F_2, whole genome shotgun sequence sequence CTCCTTGAGTTAGCCGCTAGCAACCTACTTAGCTCGCCTGCTAGGCCGATGTAGGAATCCCGGAAGTAGCCCGTCAGCCCTCAGGTGGggcaaccagccaatcacagacatAGAAGGCGTCGACtctgggaaaagaaaaacactgtgcGTGATGggccagtatttttttttttttgggggggggggggggggggggtttgttaCTAGAAGTAATTCTATACAGATTAACCCTAAAAAGATTATGTATTCTATTCTAGGAACATGTGAGTACTTTCATACACTTTCTAAAAGACAATAAGGTACGATTTGtatgcaacaaaacaaacaagcgcTGCGTTTGAATGGTGGAATGAAGAAGTACTGGCAAGTATTCAAAGGAAGAAGGTAGCGAAGAAAAAGTGGGAGACAGACAGTAGACAGGAGTTCCTAGTGGCTAGGTGGCAAacagagctggactggccatcggccCACCGAtattcgtttttatgggccgatgggtgtttttttttgtttgttttgtttttgttttgttgtaacggtataaacaatgaaagctgGTGGATTGACAGCTGTAAAGGCTGCTGGTCCTGATattggtttggatatgtggtgagagggaaacatgaagatgaaaccaggagatgtcctcaCTGAATCATCAttgctgaacaggtgatggagaaacaggtttaccttttaggtgacatgaatgagttgaagggaagttatgaactgtttctgagagacaaataacaccaggatccttttctacgtagcttacagctggtaactgtgcaggggcgggtccagcaaagttttgccagggggccaggtagggcattaacagggaaaggggggcacaaagaaatacttttctttcttattctcatttaaaatgtctcgcttttaataagtaattatctgaatcttacaaccaaagtttttatctgatataAAATCTATAGacatcatacatataccaacaagacagtgtacatcactgtcacaacagcgttcgttttcattcaaaggctttatggcttttcctataatatctggtgggccggtctctagtcaaaatgcccgggccgattttttgccccagtccagccctggtggTAAAGGAAAATTCTTATGAGACTGGAGACTAAGCTGGAAAGGATGTTCAGCAGTTTGGTTTGAGCGCAGCAGCTGCTGATGACTTCTGTGATCCTCCCGATCCTCTTTGGTTAAGAATAGAGATGGAAATATACTTATCAGTGAAAGAGTGTATTGAGATGATAGAAGGAGTTCGTTTAAGAGCTTTGCGGAAAGTTAGTGAATCAGTTGGTTGGGTTCATGATCGGGGTGGGTTTACATCAGGGATCTGCTCTGAGTCCCTTCTTGTTTGTAATGGTGATGGACATTTTGACATATGAGGTAAGCCAGGAGTATCTGTGGACTATAATGTTTGCAGATAAaattgtgatctgtagtgaaaGTATGAAGCAGAtggaagagagcctggagagagaagaggaaagtTAACAGAGCAAGATAGAATACATGCATATGAATGAGAGGAATAAAGCTGTAACAGTGAAGCTGCAAGGAgcacaaacaagaaagaaagaaagaaagaaagaaagaaagaaagtaagtAAGGGAAGTTTTGCTTGAAAACAGCTTTAAAACCTAAATTCACAGAAGTGTGGCAAATCCACCGAAAATGCTTAAAACAACCCACCTGGAACATACCTTGGGGGAAAAAATGCTATACACCAAAGAGAACAACtgctgtttaaaaagaaaacagcagtcACACCAGatacagatttttatttttttaataaggaGTTTTATTTGCCATAAGCTGTTTGTGAAAATATTTTGAGGGTACACCCACTTTACTTGAAATGGTTTTACACGGTTTCTTTTCCACAAAATTCACAATCTACGTTCCAGATGGCCATCTCAACCCCCCACAACAGACCCACCTACGATTAATCCACACCCTGCTGGTTATGACAAATGGTTAACACTGACATGCAGAAAGTAGGTGCAAAGAAACACTACATATGGCAGGCAGggaatagaaaagaaaaattaaataatttaataaaccCACCTCAGCCATAACAAAAAGGTtcggaaaaaacacacaaaatattagCAAGAAAAGATTCAAAGACAACAAATGTATccaatattatttttttgaacCACTTGCTTACATTTAAATATCTACACTTATTTATTATATACTTAGTTTGAGATATTTGCACATATTATGCATCacacagtgttgtttttgtgtatgCTTATAAGTCATGTTGTCATACATAGAAACGTTGTTActctaaaaaattaaaagagcATCTGGGTCTCAAATGTACTCGGTATGGTTTGGTAAGCTGGTAAATGTTTACAGAACAAATATTAAATGACCTGCTAGTGTAGTGCTCCCAAACAATCACTAGCATGCTggtactgtgtgtgttttaatgaagCCTACAGGTTATTATTGTTTGCCTTTCTTTTGTCAAAACAGAAGACCTACTgaataaaacatattaaatttCTTTAGGAAAGGTTATAAAACTGCAAAGTATTCCCAGGTTTGATTGGATTAGAATTAAGTTCATTAAGTGTGTTCCATCCTCAGTTCATTACATATTGGGTATGCAGATAATTAAATTATTGTTTGTTAGTAAGGGAAACATACTGATAGATAGTCAGATAgtgtaattaaaaacaaactcacacaactttttacatttaaaaaatttattactcaagagaaaaaaatctctATGAAACAGATtatgaagaaaaatattttttctttgctttgatAAAAAATCCTTTTCTACAGACATCTGTGCAGTGTGGTCTAGAATTTACAGCTGCTTTCAATTTCTATTAGGGATGCACCAATTCCCAGCTCATGCTAAAATTGATAACACAACAAATTGGCCAACGGCTGGTGTAGAgagtaatgtttttttcttatttaattccCTCTTCTGTGCCATGAGACCAAAAATCTTCAGTATAAAAAAACTGCTTCCATCATCTTATTGTTGAATAAGTAGAATTTAAATCATAAAATGTATGAAACAGGCTGAAAACTGGATTCACATGAACCACAAAAATTGGTGCATTCCGAATTTCAATACTTAAATTGTTTTCTCTGTAAAGTACAAACAAGATAGCCTTAAAATAAAAAGGGTACCCAGCAGGACGTCTTCGCTCCAAGTCCTCTCCTCTGAGGGCCTGCTTCATTTCATATCCATGAAGCGAATGTCCATGATGAGCAGAGTATGCCTGGGCAGGGGTCTAGGTGCTGGGGAGAGCACCTTCATCACCTGTGCCTGAGTATCTACATGAGTCACCACAATAAAGCCACACACAGGACTCTCCACTATGCCCTTTCTAGCACCTTCATCTCCGTCCTCAGCGCTGCTCACGCTTAGGACGTGGTACGTGAGGTCTCTTCCTGGAGTAACAGGCACCAGTTTTAGCTGTGTGTCATCCTGGGACATTCCCAGTGGCAGGCATGAGTCCGGGATGGATGGAGCGCCAATTTTATAGATGCGAACGTCTGAGAAACGCACTTCATAAGAAAAGGGGTAGAAGGTGACTCCACGGAAGCCGTAGAAATACTCGCGGATCTTCTCATCCCGAGTATCCCGCCGACACTCCTTGGAGCGTTCCACGACTCCCCCGGACTTGGGTAGAAGCACAACCCGCACAAAGTGAGGGAGGTCTCTTTTGAGTTCATTGTAGAGCCTTTCATGGTCCAACACCAGAACCACATCCACCTGAAAGGTTGACGCACAGTGGACCAGAGCCTGGTATCCAGAGCCCTTCACCCAGCCACAGGTGTTGATGATGCAGCCTCCTACACTGGCTTTCCTGTTCACTTCGCACCGCTGGGAAAACACCTCAGCCAGGCACGATGTCAGCTGCATGTTGTAACAAAAAGATTTAAATGCTCAACAGGTAAAGACAACGTACGACAAATTTAAAGTTTTGTCTTCAGACTATGTCAGGAAGGGTCTagactctttctttttttaccttGTTGTAAAGTTTGATGTTGGTCCCTGGACTAGTAGAGCCAAAGTGGTAGACCAAAGGAGCCTGGACTGAGAAACCCTCCTCCACGTCCGCTGGACGCTCGATGCAGAGCGCTGCCACTGTGCCGGGTACAGACACCTGAAGGAGCAGAATTTTCTTTTACTACTCAAACTGAtaactgcatttattttattaaaattgaGGTCTTTAGATTAtccacaaaaaacagaaaacccaaagcagattaaaacaaacaaacaaccccccccccccaaaaaaaacattctAAGATACACGTTACCATCTGTGGAAGCACTAATCATGCTGCATCATATGAAGAAAGCCACTTTGTCTGTGTCCCACATAAAAAAATGTCCTGTTCAGCATTGTTCAGATCTTTACAGTCAGCACAGAGTGCAATCAAATGACTAACACAGATACTTTATTAACGGGCATACTGTAATTTACAAACTTTGACCAAACTGCTTCATATGCTATATTACAAAGAAAGGCACGACCACCTATCCCCTTATTGTTCCAATAAGTATAGTTATTAGGTGATCCATTCATAAAAAAATACTTGGTATTTTGAcactttttttgtaattgtaaacaattacatgtttcagattaaacaaattttaatattagacaaaggtaacctgagtaaataaaaaaatttaattgacaatttcatttattaagggaaaaaaagctaTCTAAACTtacctgtgtgaaaaagtaatgaaTCATCAACTGAATCATTAACTATGATTGACCACATTTTCTGGAAAGCTAAGCTCAATTTTACTAGCCACACCCAGGTCTGATTACTACAAGACCTGTTGGATCAAGAAATATAGATCCTGTATGACAACGTGAAGTGGGCTAAAAGAAATACATTGTGCTACAATTTAAAGAAACAGTTGAGAAACAAACTCTCTGACTTCTATAAGTCTGGAAGGGggtcaaattcatttttaaggctttgggactgcaaagtaaaccacagtgagagccattagcCACAAATGGAGAACACTTGGATTATTGGTGAACCTTACCAGGAGTGGCTGGCCAACCAAAATGACTTCAAGAGTGCATCgatgactcatccaggaggtcacaaaagaacccagaacaacatctaaagaactgcaggcctcatttGTCTCTGTTAAGGTCAGTGTTTTTGATTTAACAATAAGAAAgtctgggcaaaaatggcatccatgggagagttcaaATGAGAAAGCCTCTGCTAAAATGAGAAAACCACTGCTAACCAAAAAGAGCacaaaggctcatctcacatttgGCAAAAAACAACTTAATAATCCCCAAGACTTGTGGACTAATGAGAGAAAAGTGGAACTATTTTGATcagcagtcaaacatggtggtggtagtacGATAGTCTAGGGTGCTGTAATTTATGGAATCTCTATGCTCTCTAtgagaaaatcctgaaggagggTGTCCATCAGTTCAAGCGCACTTAGCTTATGCAGTAtaacaatgatccaaaacatgccaccaagtccacctctgaatgactcgtaagaaaacaaaatgaagattttGGTGTGGCCTACTTAAAGCCTGGACTTAAATCAAATTGAGATGCTTGGAAACcctccagtgtggctgaattaaaactaCTGCAAAGAAAAGTGGTCCACAATTCCTCCAAAGTGATCTGAAAGTTATTCCCAGATATCGCAAATACCTGATTGTAGTTTTTTCCTGAAAATGATGGCATAACCAGTCACTAGATTTGGGGGGCAAATacctttttcacacagggccaggtaCGTTTGGATAGTTTTTCCCTTTAATAAATGAAGGGAGCAATTCAGTGCTCTCAATCCTGTGCAGAATTCTTTGTTCTTTACTGCAATGACTTGAATTAACACCAGTGACTGTAAACAACTGAAAGACTAATGTTCTTTTTCAGATATTAAAACAGATGTCAAGATTTTTTTCCGAACTTGTGCAtctgataaaacaaaaaaagccacaTGGGCAGACCAACACGGGGATCATCACAGCTATAAAGCTAAATAAACAAAGTAGATGCTGAACATGCTTTAGCATCACTTTGCACAAAATCAAGACAACTGAGTCTGCAGGCTGTGATATGCAATATTTTAAATACCAGCCAACTGTTTGATATTTATAATGATAATTCCACTTGATCTTACCCCGCTCTGTCCAACATCCAGTTCCACAAATGTTGGCCTCCTTCCAACCCTCACAGCATAGCTGAGAAGCATCCGACACACCGTTGACTTCCCAACATCTGTCGGTCCCACCACCATCACCTGAGGGTCGATTTATAATTTAGCATTAATCCAAGAAGCATTCATGGGATCTGATAAGTTACTATATGAAGTAGTTCCCCATTCAAACATACCCTTGGTCCCCTCTCATTGTCACgctctgcttgttttctcaTCTGTTCAAGGGCTGCATGTGTGTTTAGGTAGAGCAGCATGGGCGTATCCTTGGACACATAAGCAACCTGCGGTGATGAAAGTAAGATGATGGTATTTGTGGCTTTGTCTTTTTTACCCAAGGTGAAACACACAATGATGCGACTAAATGTAACACAACAGGCACATTTAAACTTTCCTAAATCTGCAAGGATTCCCATCCACATGCTTACCTCTGGCTTCCCATAAAGATTCACACTACAGCCTTGCCAAGTGAAAACTGCAATCTTGGAGCCTGGTCCAAATGTATACTTTTTGTTTCGGTTTAGCTCGGAGCCAAACACCTCAGCCATTCCTGTGAGCAGCTCCAGCTCAACTTGTTCTGCTGCTTCCCCTGACTCCACCTCAAAGCGAAGTTCAGTCTCCTTTTCCAGGTCATACCTGGTGCTGGCCTTTCCAGCTGCTGGAGCATCTTCACTCGTCTTTTCCACCCCCTCTGTTGCCATGACTGTCAACGAGAAACTTTAGGTTGCAATAATTTGGCAGAAGTAGCatgctgaaaagaaaaaagttacatGCATACATAAAGTAGTAATACAACAAAACATTCCACACAGCTTCTCTAATAAAGCAATGCTTAAAGGAAAGTGTGTTAACACGGATCTTTATTAAGTATTTGCAATTTAAAGTCACAAGCTAACCACTGTAGTTTTACAACTTTTTAATAACACTAATTTTAACTCTAGCATTACCCctcacattatttttaatttggtgTTATTGTATGCATAAAAGATATACTTGATCACACAGAGTAAAAGATGGAATTGTTTAAAAACTGTGATGTGCTCGGTGTTTTCCCTCTGCAGGATTATTCAATCTGAGATCATGAGTCATTTTTTGAACATTATCTGCTCGACCATTTTCGATTTCCCTAAAAATGTTATGCTCCAAAGTTGGTCCATATATTTTCAACATATTTattctttgaaaaatgttttctataTACGATGCTAAAAGTTCACAGCAATCATAAAATATAACACAACTCCAGCCCTTCCAGCAGAAGGCCCACGATATTTTGAAATGGAAACACACTTCAGTGATTTTGTCCTAAAACCACGGCGCCGTAATTAATCTTGGCTACCTGTAAAGTGAAACGGATACGTCAAATTGCAAAAACACACCTGATTACGGACAATGATAGGTTCAAGTAAAGTTAAGGGGGAAACCAGTTAAATCAACAAACCAGCTAGCGGAGCCACGGCTAATTCGACCTTTCTAAGATTAGCAAAGGTCGAATCACTGCTTACAAACCCGCCCAGATGATTCTCGCAACGTCAAGCAAAAGTCTAAAACGTATTAATTTGTAATATATAAAGGTTACGCACCAATTTCAAGACTTATTGTAGAAAGAAATCGGTCCCGTACTCATGAGGAACCGTTGACTTGCCTGGTCGCGGGACAATGACGTCACATCCTGGCGATtactaaaacaaaatgtttgtcTGCCAAAAACGGAAGACTTTGAAtcctttttgtgtgtctgctatCCTTATTTATATTgatagcaaaaacaaaacaaaacaaagtttcgCAAACACTTGGCAGACGATCACGTTTTCGGTGTCATCGTGTGACGTCCTCACAACGCGACTTGTTTATATTAGCTTGGCATGTGACACAAAATTCATTGTAGCTTCTACCTTGTGACTGGAgtgttttgggggattttttggGGATCAAAATGGCTTGATATCATTCACACAAGAGACATTTGACAGATTATAGATTACAGACAGATTAACAAATCTTCCTCTTTCGGCTGCTTCCTTTTGGGGTCGCCACAACGGATCGTGTCTCTTTCTCACtctatccctagcatcctccgTTGTCACGCaaaccctctgcatgtcttcCCTCACTACCTTCTTTGTGGTCTTGCTCTTTCCTGTTTGGAAACTCCACATTGAACATACTTTATCCAATGTACCCATTGAACATgttcaaaccatctcagcctttcctctctaactttgtctccaaactgcttaACCTCAGCCGTTCTTCTGATATACTCATTTCTTAAGGCCAACAAGtgatttaaaactttttaaataccAGCAACCATTTTTAGCAAATATTTGCAATCACGTTTTGgaagatgactttttttttttgcacaagaCTAAGACCAGAGCCCTCAAATTACTAATTAAGGGCATTGCTTAGGTGAATGCAATTGCACAACCTTCTAAAATATGATACAAGGTGCtttgtcagctgtttaaaaCTAACCCTATCAATTAGTAACATGTACTTTATTTGCCAAGAGTTGCAAtatgttgttaataataaataaatgctaataGTGGTTTTATAGTATTGAGTCAATCAAAAACATTGCTACACTTTCTGAATGCATGTGAGCATTAATGTGTTTCAACACACAAAATTTATCTCTAGTTCTCTTCTCCACACTTGGTTCCTGaatcaaaataagaaaaactttCCATAATAACAGCTGAGTGTTTGGATAGTTGTAACAAAATACACACAATTACTCccaaaaagattttatttatcaaaaaaaaagaccccaaaacaaaacagacataaAACCACAACTGAACGTTTGTGAAACACAACAGTAAACAGCAGTAACGTGTCAGAGAAATGCTTTGGCTCGACTAAGCTCCACTAGGTGTCACCATGCACccagaagatggcagcagtTAGAGCATGGCTCATCAGAGGAGGGACTGAGAACATCTCCTTGGTCACTTCTCGTCATTTTTGCTTCCACTGGCTGCATCTCCTGAATGTTGGGCTGCAAATAACATGGGAAACGTTTTGTTAAAAAGACACTTATACACAACTGTTGTTCACTGAACATTGCAATTCATATTGAAGGCATTTTGACTGCCATTTGACTCTATTTACAAAGCTACATAAGTTACCAGTTTACTGTGAATAAGAAGTAAAGTtgcattttcttattttctgttttttatgcaTTCATTATTCAGTCAAACCGCTTTGCCAAACCTTCACTTGGTGTCTAAGCCTCCAGAGCCTCCTGCAGAGCAAAAACTACCACATCAGGCTGTGGAAACTTCAGCTTACGAGGTGGGCCCTTCTTTATTCCAGTCCACAGAGATGTTTCTTTAGGAATCGGGAAGAAAATGTCAtttgtatcattttttttacaatgaaAGATCCACATTGCTGAGTAAATCCTGTTTACCTTTGCCTCCATCCAGCAGAGTGATCTCGAAGCTGTTCCTGCGAGGTTTCTCAGGGTTGAGGACCACAGTCAGTTCAGGGTGGGCAGCCAGGAGGGCGGATTTCACCTCCTCAGCATTACGCCCGTACACTCGTCAGCTTTTACTGCCAGAAGTGAGACATCAAGATTACACCTTTTTGCAGATTTAAAGAGTTGAGTTACACAGTGAACTGTGATGTTATCCATTTTGGTTCTGGTTCAATAATAATATAAACAGATTTCATGAGAACTATTGTTTTTTCCACCTAATCAATGCATTCACTTCTGATACTTAAacactttgatttttatttgtaattaagTATTTTAAAATGGCAGCTATA is a genomic window containing:
- the clp1 gene encoding polyribonucleotide 5'-hydroxyl-kinase Clp1, giving the protein MATEGVEKTSEDAPAAGKASTRYDLEKETELRFEVESGEAAEQVELELLTGMAEVFGSELNRNKKYTFGPGSKIAVFTWQGCSVNLYGKPEVAYVSKDTPMLLYLNTHAALEQMRKQAERDNERGPRVMVVGPTDVGKSTVCRMLLSYAVRVGRRPTFVELDVGQSGVSVPGTVAALCIERPADVEEGFSVQAPLVYHFGSTSPGTNIKLYNKLTSCLAEVFSQRCEVNRKASVGGCIINTCGWVKGSGYQALVHCASTFQVDVVLVLDHERLYNELKRDLPHFVRVVLLPKSGGVVERSKECRRDTRDEKIREYFYGFRGVTFYPFSYEVRFSDVRIYKIGAPSIPDSCLPLGMSQDDTQLKLVPVTPGRDLTYHVLSVSSAEDGDEGARKGIVESPVCGFIVVTHVDTQAQVMKVLSPAPRPLPRHTLLIMDIRFMDMK
- the LOC134636626 gene encoding selenoprotein H-like is translated as MASKAGRGGKKRKAEVQVEEEKPSVEEKKGRGEDESSQEGLRVVIEHCKSURVYGRNAEEVKSALLAAHPELTVVLNPEKPRRNSFEITLLDGGKETSLWTGIKKGPPRKLKFPQPDVVVFALQEALEA